A single genomic interval of Thermovibrio guaymasensis harbors:
- a CDS encoding SPOR domain-containing protein codes for MLKRVTLLAHVLILLSMKGTEGAVVGNSYYCVQVLSSVRVTEKEKITFRELSRTFNEVRIEKIGKYYTLRVGFWDEIGKARKALNKLRKLGFKKAFLRKCYFYPKRWILPKKEVSHPSKQEGRNKQRPIKALKEKPYESRRLYSLVESLTKDINKNENGVTEEETYKVNFPETRKGKRKEKNVKLSVGTSINRELSKSYTFTQLSYKGVGLRVLRKGEENKLGVAVKEFFKEKWIKDTVLLKGGIIRRENFLEAWSPISLEASTDFVDKKFSISLSYQGFRNYKNQLNLRGLLAFNSKLNYYFTNTSGITVSYLYTKFTNGRKSIFSTGSRFNLKGWKESFSSFVSLRGNSYFLQLGKEFKGINLNVFTDKSLSFPPQAKGNLYFGRWITFFSIDPMNLTGARVTLPVKNFSFISSIYLTDGKGKRLILGEKKFKSKGKFVGLDFSLKYRLKVFRENLNFGGGIFLPGSAFEDRKPRTGGYLDVKVSW; via the coding sequence ATGCTTAAACGCGTAACCTTACTAGCTCACGTTTTAATTCTACTTTCAATGAAAGGAACAGAGGGGGCAGTAGTAGGTAATTCCTACTACTGCGTTCAAGTTCTATCCAGCGTAAGGGTAACAGAAAAGGAAAAAATCACATTTAGAGAACTCAGCAGAACTTTTAATGAGGTAAGGATTGAAAAAATTGGAAAGTACTATACTCTTAGAGTCGGTTTTTGGGACGAAATTGGAAAAGCGAGGAAAGCTCTAAACAAACTAAGAAAGTTAGGTTTTAAGAAAGCTTTCTTAAGAAAGTGCTACTTCTACCCTAAGAGGTGGATTCTGCCTAAAAAGGAAGTTTCCCATCCAAGCAAACAGGAAGGAAGAAATAAACAACGACCTATTAAAGCTCTCAAAGAAAAGCCTTATGAAAGTAGGAGACTCTATAGCCTAGTAGAGTCCCTTACAAAGGACATTAACAAAAACGAAAATGGAGTAACAGAGGAAGAGACATACAAAGTCAATTTCCCGGAAACGAGAAAGGGAAAAAGGAAGGAAAAGAATGTAAAACTATCCGTTGGAACTTCAATCAATAGAGAACTTTCTAAAAGCTACACATTTACCCAACTATCCTACAAAGGAGTAGGACTAAGAGTTTTAAGGAAAGGAGAAGAAAACAAACTAGGAGTAGCAGTAAAAGAGTTCTTTAAAGAAAAGTGGATAAAGGATACGGTCTTACTAAAAGGAGGAATTATTAGAAGAGAGAACTTCCTTGAAGCCTGGAGCCCTATTTCACTTGAAGCTTCAACAGACTTTGTTGATAAGAAGTTCTCTATTTCCCTGTCATATCAGGGCTTCAGGAATTACAAAAACCAGTTAAACCTCAGAGGACTCCTAGCGTTTAACAGCAAATTAAATTACTACTTCACAAACACTTCAGGCATTACCGTTTCTTACCTCTATACTAAGTTCACAAACGGGAGAAAGTCCATCTTTTCAACAGGTAGCAGGTTCAACTTAAAGGGTTGGAAGGAGAGTTTTTCCTCCTTTGTCTCTTTGAGAGGGAACTCTTACTTCCTGCAACTGGGGAAGGAGTTTAAGGGTATAAACCTAAATGTCTTCACCGATAAATCGCTGAGTTTTCCACCACAGGCTAAAGGAAATCTTTACTTTGGAAGGTGGATTACTTTCTTCAGTATAGACCCCATGAATCTAACCGGCGCAAGGGTAACTCTCCCGGTTAAGAACTTCTCATTCATAAGCTCAATCTATTTAACAGACGGTAAAGGAAAAAGGCTTATACTTGGAGAAAAGAAGTTTAAAAGCAAAGGCAAATTTGTAGGACTGGACTTTTCCCTTAAGTACAGACTAAAAGTGTTCAGAGAGAATTTAAATTTTGGAGGCGGAATATTTTTACCCGGAAGTGCATTTGAGGACAGAAAACCGAGGACGGGTGGATACCTTGATGTCAAGGTTAGCTGGTAA